The Geothrix oryzae DNA window GCCCGATCCCCAGATCTACACCTTCCCCGGCTTCGGCACGGACAAGTACCCGAATCTGATGCTCCGCGGCGCGGGGGATCTGGACAACTGGCACCTCAAGACCTACGAGCAGAAGCACGAGGGCTATGTGGCCCTGAAGGCCGCGCTGAAGATGGAGCCCGTGGCCGTGGTCGAGGAGATGAAGACCTCCGGCATCCGGGGCCGCGGCGGCGCGGGTTTCCCCTGCGGCCTGAAGTGGTCCTTCATGCCCAAGGACACCCCCGAGCGGAAGTTCACCCGCTACCTGGTCTGCAACGGCGACGAGGGCGAGCCCGGCACCTTCAAGGATCGCGCCATCCTCGAATACAACCCCCACCAGCTCATCGAGGGCATGATCATCGGCGGCTGGGCCATGCAGTGCAAGCTCGGCTTCGTCTACATCCGCGGCGAGTTCCTCTGGCTCATCGAGAAGCTCGAGGCCGCGATCCAGCAGGCCCGCGATGCCGGCTACCTCGGCAAGAACATCCTGGGCACGGGCTGGGACTACGACATCCTGGTCTACCGCGGGGCCGGCGCCTACATCTGCGGCGAGGAGACGGCCCTGCTGAACTCGCTGGAGGGCCGCCGCGGCGAGCCCCGCGTGAAGCCGCCCTTCCCGGCGGCCAAGGGCGCCTTCGGCCAGCCCACCACCGTGAACAATGTGGAGACCTTGGCGGCCGTGCCCCCCATCCTCCGCATGGGCGGCGCCGAGTACGCCAAGCTGGGCACCCCCAAGAACACGGGCACCCGCATCTTCGGCGTCAGCGGGCATGTGAAACGCCCGGGCCTCTTCGAACTGCCCCTGGGCACGCCCATGGACTTCGTGGTGAACGAGCTGGCGGGTGGCTCCAGCACCGGCAAGAAGATCAAGGCCATCATCCCCGGCGGCGCCAGCGCCCCCATGTTCGACGAGAAGGATTTCGACTGCCCCCTGGACTTCGACACCGTGAAGGCCCGGGGCTCCATGGCGGGCTCCGGCGGCCTCATCTGCATGGACGAGGACACCTGCATGGTGCAGGCCACGCTGCGCCTGATCCGCTTCTACGCCCATGAGAGCTGCGGCCAGTGCACGCCCTGCCGCGAAGGCTGCAACTGGATGGAGATGGTGCTCTACCGCATCGAGCACGGCCAGGGCCGCATGGAGGACCTGGATCTGCTGGCCAGCCTCACGCCGCGCATCGGCCTGCGGACGCTGTGTCCCCTGGGCGACGCCGCCTGCGGCCCCATGGACTCCGCCCTTCAGAAGTTCCGCCACGAGTTCGAGCATCACATCACCCACAAGACCTGCTACGCCACCGGCTCCCGGCTGCTGTCCACCGCAGGCGCGCACTAGGTTCTTGCCGTTCCATGCGTCAGAAACGGGCACCCCCCTGGGTGCCCGTTTCTGGCGTACAGGGATAATGCTTCATGCGTATCCTGCTGCTCGCCCTGCTGACCACGCTGCTTCCAGCGCAGGCCGCCTTCCTGGTGAAGCCTTACCTCCAGCTGGGGGACGCGCCGCGGCCTGCCGCCCAGGAGCGCCTGGAATTGATGTGGCACGCGGAAGACCGGGGCGGCGCCTGGACCGTGGAAGTGCAGCGGGGGCAGGGATGGACCCTCCAGCCAGCGCCCACCTTCCACCGCCTTGAGGTGCCGCCGTTGCCGGCGCACCGCATCTATCGAGCCGCGTTGAAGAACCTCAAGCCGGGCGCGCGGGTGTCCTACCGCGTGAAGCTGGATGGGGCCCTGGTCTTCGCGGCCGAGGCGCAGGCCCGTAAACCTGGCGCCCACCGGATGATCGTGTTCGGGGATGCGGCGGACGGTTCGGCTTCCCAGCTGGGCATCGCCAAGGCCGTGCTGGCGGAGCGGCCCGATGCGGTGCTCCTCGTCGGAGATCTCGTCTACGGCATGGGACTGGCCTCTGAGTACCGGAAGCGGTTCTTCCCGGTCTACAACTCGGAGGAAGTGCCGCTCATGCGGAGCGTGCCCTTCCTGGGCCTTCCCGGCAATCACGATGTCCCCTTCCGCCGGTCGGCGGAGGCCGCGGCCTACTTCGCCTACTGGTCCCTGCCGCTGAACGGCCCCGGATTGCGGGCGGGCGAGGCGAACGCCGCGCCCGCCGTGCCGGGCACCCACGATGCCGTGGTGGCGGCCGCAGGCCCGGCCTTCCCGCGCATGGCCAGCTACAGCTTCGACTATGGCCCGGTCCATTGGACGGTGCTGGATTCCAACCTCTATGCCGATTGGGAGAGCCCCGCGCTGAAGGCCTGGCTGGAGGCAGACCTGAAGGCCGCCCAGGGCGCCGCCTGGCGCATCGTGGCCCTGCATCATCCCCTGTTCCAGAGTTCACGCAGCCACTTCGACGATCAGTGGATGCGTCCCATCAGTCCGATTCTCGAAAAGCACGGCGTGGATGTGGTCCTCGCGGGCCATGTCCACAACTACCAGCGCACGGCGCCGCTGCGCTTCCGGCCCGGGCAGGTCGGCCACCGCGGCAGGCCGGTGGCGGGCGAGTTCACGGTGGATGAGGCTTTCGATGGCAGGACCATCACCCGTGCCAAGGGCATCCTCCACATCGTGACGGGTGCCGGTGGCGCCGAGCTCTACGATCCCTGGCAGACCGATGTCCGCGCCAGCTGGCAGCCCTGGACCCGCGTCTTCATCTCCGACAAGCACTCCTTCACGGTGCTGGAGGTGGACGGTCGGACCTTGAAGCTCCGTCAGATCGACGCCGAAGGGCATGAGCTGGATGCCGTCACGATGACGAAGCCGTCGCCGGCAAGGCCCCCTTCAGGTCGGTGATCTCATCCGCCCCTGACGCCGAAGGGGCGTGCTTCAAGGGTTGGATGGAGGATTGATAATATTGTAAAGATTTTGCATCCTCATATCGATATCGGCGATCTCTTCGGCACAGGCTTTTATGTTGTTTGCGATGGACATGGTCTCTCGATCCGCAAGTTTATAACTGAGCTGATGCTCCAGTGTTGCCCAGAAATCCATGGCGATGGTGCGGATCTGGATTTCGACATGGACGGTCTCGACACTTTTCGACAAGAATACGGGCACCGTCACGATGTGATGAAGGCTCCGGTACCCGTTTGGTTTGGGGTTCTTGATGTAATCGGAAGTGCGTACGAGGGTGATGTCGGTCTGTGACAAGAGCATGTCTGAAATGAGGTAGATATCGTTGAGATAGGAGCAGATGACGCGAACGCCGGCAATATCGGTCAAGTTCTTCCTTGCCGATTCAGATGTGAGCTCGAATCCCCTCCTTTCCAATTTTTTGAAAATGCTCATGGGGGTTTTGACGCGGGTTTGTATCTGGTGGATGGGGTTTCTTTCGCTGCTGTATTTAAGATCGTTATTTAGATTTTCAAATTTAGTCGCTATTTCACGAGTTGCGGATAAATAGAGGTTCTCCGTGGCGATAAAGCTTCGGATGGAGCGCATGGCTTCTTCGGACACGACGCTGGAAGTAATGCCATCAAATAGGTAAGATGTTTTAGTGTAGCTCGGCGTATTCATCTTTAAACCGTCCTTTCATCGCGCATGGGCAGGGTCTGAATCCCGAGAGGGCCTCCGTTTTTGAGGGATCGTGGCGTACGAGCATGATCTTGCCGCCAGGCCTCCATTCTCGCCGCTGTCGGGGCCTTCGGCGATGCCGTTCGAAGGCAGAGGCTGCCGGAGGGTCCCCATCCGCTCGCGCCCGCGAACGGATGGGCATTC harbors:
- the nuoF gene encoding NADH-quinone oxidoreductase subunit NuoF, translating into MAAIRTKPDPQIYTFPGFGTDKYPNLMLRGAGDLDNWHLKTYEQKHEGYVALKAALKMEPVAVVEEMKTSGIRGRGGAGFPCGLKWSFMPKDTPERKFTRYLVCNGDEGEPGTFKDRAILEYNPHQLIEGMIIGGWAMQCKLGFVYIRGEFLWLIEKLEAAIQQARDAGYLGKNILGTGWDYDILVYRGAGAYICGEETALLNSLEGRRGEPRVKPPFPAAKGAFGQPTTVNNVETLAAVPPILRMGGAEYAKLGTPKNTGTRIFGVSGHVKRPGLFELPLGTPMDFVVNELAGGSSTGKKIKAIIPGGASAPMFDEKDFDCPLDFDTVKARGSMAGSGGLICMDEDTCMVQATLRLIRFYAHESCGQCTPCREGCNWMEMVLYRIEHGQGRMEDLDLLASLTPRIGLRTLCPLGDAACGPMDSALQKFRHEFEHHITHKTCYATGSRLLSTAGAH
- a CDS encoding metallophosphoesterase codes for the protein MRILLLALLTTLLPAQAAFLVKPYLQLGDAPRPAAQERLELMWHAEDRGGAWTVEVQRGQGWTLQPAPTFHRLEVPPLPAHRIYRAALKNLKPGARVSYRVKLDGALVFAAEAQARKPGAHRMIVFGDAADGSASQLGIAKAVLAERPDAVLLVGDLVYGMGLASEYRKRFFPVYNSEEVPLMRSVPFLGLPGNHDVPFRRSAEAAAYFAYWSLPLNGPGLRAGEANAAPAVPGTHDAVVAAAGPAFPRMASYSFDYGPVHWTVLDSNLYADWESPALKAWLEADLKAAQGAAWRIVALHHPLFQSSRSHFDDQWMRPISPILEKHGVDVVLAGHVHNYQRTAPLRFRPGQVGHRGRPVAGEFTVDEAFDGRTITRAKGILHIVTGAGGAELYDPWQTDVRASWQPWTRVFISDKHSFTVLEVDGRTLKLRQIDAEGHELDAVTMTKPSPARPPSGR
- a CDS encoding GTP pyrophosphokinase; its protein translation is MNTPSYTKTSYLFDGITSSVVSEEAMRSIRSFIATENLYLSATREIATKFENLNNDLKYSSERNPIHQIQTRVKTPMSIFKKLERRGFELTSESARKNLTDIAGVRVICSYLNDIYLISDMLLSQTDITLVRTSDYIKNPKPNGYRSLHHIVTVPVFLSKSVETVHVEIQIRTIAMDFWATLEHQLSYKLADRETMSIANNIKACAEEIADIDMRMQNLYNIINPPSNP